From the Streptomyces sp. Sge12 genome, the window CCGCCTGCAAGAGACCGTCTCCTCGCAAAAGGACGAGATCGAAGACCTCCGCCGACAGGTGACGGAGCTCGCCCTGGTGAATGCCGTCCTCACCCATTAAGCCCGCGAGGGGACCCAGAGCCACACAGAAGACGCGCCGGACAACGTGATCAGCCTTCACCCAACCGAGGGATGACGGCCCGCGCCGCACGCCCCACTCCGGTCCCCGACAACGTCTTCCCAATCCGACCCCCCAACGCTTGAGGGACACGGTTGGGCTCATTTACGTGCACTTCTCCCTCGGGAACGTGAGGGGAAGCACAGGGAAACCTGCTCAGGCGGCGACGCCGAGTTCGGTGCGGGTGCGGTGGATGAACTCGCGGACGGCGGGTTCGCGGCGCCAGGGGGCGAGGGCAGTGTTGAACTCGCGGACGTAGTCTTTGGCCCGGCTGGACTGGACGCGGGCGAGGATGTCTACGGAGCGGTGGCCCAGCTCGAGGCCATGGTCGAGCTGGCGCGCCTGGAGGTGGGCGGTCCCCACGATCGCGAGCCGCATCCCGACGGAACGGGTGAACACGCCGGAGGGCATGGCGGCGGCCCGCTGGTTCCAGGCCAAGGACGCCTTGGGGTTCTTCAGGTCCCGGAAGACTTCGGCGGCATCGGCGGACAGCCTCGCGTGGTGATAGAAGTCGATCCAGGCCGGCTCGTCCCCGGCGGTCTGGTCGGCCTGGCTGATGAGGTCCTCGGACGCGGCCAGGGCCCGTGAGGCAGCCCTGGCGTTGTTCTCGCGGGCGTGAGCGCGGGCCTCGATGAGCTTGGTGAAGGCCAGGACACGCGGGGCGGCCTGGCCCTTGGCGCGTTCGAAGGCCCCCTGGGCCATATCGACGGCCTCGGAGGGGAAGCCCCGCAGCAGCGACTGCATGGCCATCGTCGTCAGGACATAGCAGCCGAGCTGGACGTCGCCGCCCGCGCGGGCGAGGCGGAGGGCCTGGATGAAGTGCCGTTGGGCGACGTCGTGCTGGCCGACGTCGAAGGCGGTCCAGCCGGCCAGCCGGGAGAGCTCGGAGGTGACGGAGAACAGGTCGCGGCCGACGTCGTCGCTGAAGGAGCCCCGCAGGAGCGGGGCGGCCCGTTCCTGGAGGCAGACGGTGACGGAGTTGGCTTTCCAGTTCCCGCCGCCGTATTTGGAGTCCCAGCGGCGGGCCTCGTCGGCAGCCTCTCGGAGTTCGTCGAGGTCGGCGCGGCCGACCTGTTTGCCGCCGTTGTGGTCGGCGCCGTCGTCGGCGGGGGTGACCAGCCAGCGGGTCACGGGGGTGGTGAACGCGGATACGGCGAAGCCGGATCCGGCCAGGAAGTCGCGGCGGTTCACGAAGCTCCAGAACGAGGTGGCCACACGGACCGCCTCTGCACGGTCCCTGGGGAAATCCAACCCCACACTCGTATCCGGTGTCTCAGCCTCGCCCATACCGATTTCACCAAGTGCCACCGGGCGTCCCAGCCGTTCCCCGATTGCCTGGGCGAGGAAGGTGGGAACCGGCCACTTGGGGATCATGCCCCGCAGGCACCAGTTCGCGATGGACGTATGCGAGTAGTCGGTCTCGACGCCGGCGTTCTTGGCGAGCTGGTTGATCCGCAGGGCCAGGGACTTGTGGCTCGCGCCGCAGGTCTCGATGAGCCGGGCAAGGTCCGCGTTCGGCGGACGCTTCCGACGGCTGGTCGACGCCACCTTCAGTCCCCTTTTCCACCAGGTCAGCAGCACGGTGGCTGCTGACGAGGAAACGCTATGGGGCCGGATCGGCGGCGGCTGGAGCATTTTCAGTCGTACCGATTCCGGCTGGGCACGGAAAGTCGTACGGCTTCCCGCATCGTGAGGCACTGAGGGTATTGCCCTGCGGACCCTGGGTGAACCTGGTTCGCGAGTTGTGAGCCCCCCTGCGAGCCCTCCCCGCCTGATCCCCCGGCCGGTGTGATGAGGGCTCAGGCCACCGCCGGGACGCGAGGAAGAGCTCCCGGTGGTGGCCGCCGCCAGGCACCACGACTTCACGCTCGGGGGTGAACCAGATGTGCGGAATCGCAGGACTGGCCGGAGGCGATGCCATCCGGCACGAGAGGACCGTCGCCGCGATGGGCGCCTCGCAGCACTACCGCGGCCCGGACGGCACCATGCACGCCGCCACAAGCGACGGGCGGGCAGTGCTGGCCATGAACACGCTGCTGATCGTCGACCCACAGGCCATGCCCGGCCCCTACCTCGACCGGGCCACCGGGGTCCTGCTTGCCTTCAACGGCGAGATCTACAACTGGCGGCGGCAGGCAGCCGCCTGGGGCATCGAGGTCCACGACCGGGAGTCGGACGCCCACTTCCTGCTGCGGGCCTGGGCCAAGATCGGCCCGTCCTGCCTGGACGGACTGGACGGCATGTTTGCCCTCGCCGTCTATGACCCGCGGGGCGCGAAGCTGTTCCTGGCCCGCGACCGGCTGGGCGAGAAGCCGCTCTACTGGCGACTCGACGGGGGCCGGCTCGCGTTCGCCTCCGAGGTGACCACCCTGACCGGCTACGGGGCGGCGCCGCTGGTCTTACGGCCGGAGGTCACCGCGATCGAGACCCCGACCGGGGTCGACACCCCGTTCCAGGGGATCCAGCTGCTGGCGCCGGCCACGCTGCTGTCCTTCGACGTCACCACCGGCTCAATCGACCAGATGACCTGGTGGCATTTGGAGGACCGGGCCCCGTTCACCGGCACCTACGACGAGGCCCTGGCGAAGTTTTCCACGATCCTGGCCGACCAGATCCCGCTCAGGTCCCCGGCCTGCGACTTCGCCCTCCTCCTCTCCGGCGGGCTGGACTCGGCGGTGCTGGCCTACCTCATGCGGCCCCCGGTCTGCGTCACCGTCCGCTACCCCGGCCAGGACCGCCTGGACGAATCGTCCACGGCGGCCGTGATCGCCCGGGACATCAAGGCCGAGCTGGTGGTGGTCGAGCCCAACCACGTCGACTTCACCACCGCGCTGCCGCACATGATGCGAGCCCTGGACTACCCGATGGGCAACGCGTCCACGTTCTCCGAGCACATGGCCTACCGGAAGATCTCCGACCTCGGCCTCCGGGTCGCGATCGGCGGCCTCGGGCCGGACGAGTTCCTGATGGGCTACGTCCGCCAGGCCCTGGTCCTCTTCGGGCCCGACGCCGTCCTGAACGCCGGCCTGGAGGCTTACCGGCCGCTGGCCGCCAAGCTCATGCACGCCGCCGACGAGCCCCTGGACCCGGCGGAGGCGGTGACCCGGCTGATCCTGCGGGGCCCGGACCCCGACGGCCGTCTCCGCGACCTGGTCGCGGACGCGATGGCCCGCGCGGGCGGGGACTTGGCCCGCGGCCTGACCCTCGCGGACCTGGCGACGGCCTGGAGGCCGTTGGTGATGACCAGCGACAAGCTGGCCTCCGCCTACGCGCTCGAACGCCGGTCCCCCTACCTCGCCCGCGACATGGTCGAGTTCTCCTACCGGCTGCCCGTCGAGCACAAGATCGCCGACCCGGCCCAGGGCAAGCGGATCCTGCGGGACGCCGCCAAGGCTCTCGGCCTGCCGAAGGAGGTCTGGGCCAGCCGGGACAAGCTCGGGTTCGCCTCCCCAGTCCCCTCGTGGCTCAACGGCGACCTCGAGGCCTGGGCCGACACCCAGATCCGCATGGCCCTCACCGATGCTCCGCCTCCGTTCCGCCCCCTCCTCGAGGGGGGTTTGAAGCCCGGCGGCCGGTTCGACCGCACCCGCATGCAGGCCCTCATGGCAGCCGCCTGGTTTTCGGACCAGACGGTGAGGGCTGCCGCATGATCCCTAACTCCGTTACTACGGTGAGGGGATGCACTCCGAAACCCCCGCCACCGAGGAGCCGGCCGCCCCCCGGGGAGCCGTCGCGATCATCACCAACCGCCGCGGCGAAGTCCTCCTCCACCTCCGCGACGACCTCCCCGAGATCGCCTGGCCCGCCCACTGGTCCGTCCTGGGTGGCGGCTGCGACCCCGGGGAATCCCCAGCCGACACGATCATCCGCGAGCTTGATGAAGAAGCGGGTCTGATCCCCGAGAACCTGACCGAGCTGTTCGAGATCCCTGACCACCGCGGCTCCGGGCAGATCATCACCTTCTTCGCTGCCTCCTGGGACGGCGACGAGACGGACCTCCTTCTCGCCGAGGGCGTGAAGCTGCAGTTCTTCGCCCCCGATTACCTCGACATCCTCACGATCCCACCGTTCATCCGGGACGGGATCTACCGCTATCTGGCCGCCAGGCCCTCCTGATCACCCCGCCCTTCCGGGCGAGGGGAAGGGTGGGGCCGCCAGCGGCGGCCCCACCCGAAGGGACACCCCGAGCATGAAGATGACAGTCATCGGATGCGGCTACCTCGGCGCCACCCACGCCGCCTGCATGGCCGAGCTCGGCCACGAGGTCCTGGGCATGGACTTGGACATCGACAAGGTCCACACCCTCAGCTCCGGCAAGCCTCCGTTCTTCGAACGCGACCTGGATGACCTTCTCGCCAAGCACACAGCCTCCGGCCGGCTCCGCTTCACCGCCTCCTACGGTGAGGCCGCCGAGTTCGCCGACCTGCACTTCATCGGGGTCGGCACCCCGCCTCAGCCCGGCACCGACGCCTACGACCTCACCCATCTCTTCGACGCCATCACCCGCCTGGCCCCCGGCCTGACGACCCCGGCCGTCGTCGCGGTTAAGTCCACGGTCCCGGTCGGCACCGCACCCCGCGTCGCCGAGCTCCTCCGGGACATGGCTCCGGCCGGGGACCTCATCGAGGTGGCCTGGAACCCGGAGTTCCTCCGCGAGTCCTTCGCGGTCGATGACACCCTCCGCCCGGATCGGCTCGTCCTCGGCTTCAACAGCGACCACTCCTGGGCCGAGGCCCTGCTGCGGCAGGCGTTCGCCAAGATCATCGAGTCGGGGACGCCGACGATCGTCACTGACTGGGCCACCGCCGAGCTCGCCAAGGGCGCCGCGAACTCCTTCCTCGCCACCAAGATCTCCTTCGTCAACGCGATGGCGGAGGTCTGCGAGAAGTCCGGCGCCAACGTCGCCGAGCTCGCCGACATCCTCGGTCACGACCACCGCATCGGTCGCCACGGCATGCGGCCCGGTCTCGGGTTCGGCGGCGGCTGCCTGCCCAAGGACCTGGGAGGGTTCATCACCCGCGCCGACGAGCTCGACGCTGGCGAGGCCGTCGGCATGCTCCGTGAAGCCGCCACGGTCAACGCCCGCCGCCGCCAGCGGGTCATCGACCTGGCCCGCGAGGAACTCGGCCCCGACCTGCGGGGCAAGAGGATCACCGTCTGGGGCGCCGCCTTCAAGCCTGAGACCGACGACATCCGCGACTCGCCCGCCCTGGCCGTCGCCCAGGCCCTGCACGACCTCGGGGCCACCGTCACCGTCACCGATCCCAAGGCCCTCGACAACGCCCGCAAGCTCCACCCCGAACTCGACTACGTCGAAGACCCGATCGCGGCCGTCGATGACGCGGACCTGCTGCTACACCTGACCGAGTGGCACCAGTTCTCCACGATCGACCCCAAGCGGCTCGCGGCCCGCACCACCAGCCCCAAGCTCATCGACGCCCGCGGCACTCTCAGCACGGACCAGTGGCGCAAGGCCGGCTGGATCACCCGGGTCCTCGGACGTCCCTGAGTCCCGCAGACCGCCGGAGGCCCGTGACCAGGCCGAATCCCTAGGCGCGGAGCTGCGGCGGCCTCCATCACGGGACTGAAGGGACTGAAAGGGACAGATTCCTAGGAAACCGTCGGCGGACGGCCCACCTAGGGGCAAAAGAAGAAACGTCCCGGAGAAGCCCACCCCGTAGGCTCCCGCCGCCGGACCGCGACCTCCCCCTCCTCGAGGAGGGGGAGGTCGTCGTTCATGCCCACGGACTTGTCCGGCCGATCACGTTCGGAGCCAGATGGTATGGGCTGCGGCGGTTGCGGTGCCGAGGTAGACGTAGCGGCGTTTGTCGTAGCGGGTGGCGACTGCCCGGTGCAGGTCGGGTGGCGGTTGATGGCCCGTTCGATGGTGTGGCGTTTCTTGTAGCGCTCTTCGTCGAAGCCCGGTGGCCGTCCGCCGCGTGAGCCTTTGCGCAGGCGGGCGGCCTGGCTGTCGGCCTTCTCGGGGATGGTGTGCCGGATGCCGCGACTGCGCAGGTACTGGCGGCAGGGTCCGTTGCTGTAGGCCTTGTCGGCCGCGACGCTGTCCGGCTTATTGCGGGGCCTGCCGGCCCTGGCTTCGGGACGCGGATCTTCTCCAGGACCGGCCTGAACTGGGTGCAGTCCGCCCACTTGCGTCCCTCCCGCTGCCGCCCATCCGTGCGATGTCGTCATCGCCAGTGGCCGCCGCCGCTGGTGGTTCGCCGGAAGCCCCGTACCAGGCATCTCGCGGTGCCGGCTTGGGGGGTCGGTGCCGTGCGTCCCTGGGCGCAAGGGAGATTGTCGCTTCCTCGCCCTGCAACGGGAGTCCTTCCGCAGGAGAATGGATATGCGTCACTTCCCTGACCGCGCGGCAGTTCTGCTGGAAGCGGGCGGAGGTCAAACGATGCGCCCAAGGAAAATCCGCGGCTCCGTCCCCGAGGTCGTGACATTCACTGCCAGCCTGCAGGACCTGCTACGCCAGGCCCGCCTGCCACCGCGAGAGGTTGCACGGAGATCCGGCCTGCCGGCACGCACGTTGTCCCAATACCTACGTGGCGTCCGCGTACCGCCGAAACGGGCAGTAGTACGTCTGATCGAGGTCACTGAGCAGCATGGAAGGGTCACCCTCCCCCCAAAGACAAAGCAACTTCTGAGCAACCTCCTGATCGACGCACGTGCCTCACGGCGCCGGAGCCGAACCCTCAGCGAAGTAGGCGCTCAGCTCGCTCGTGAGGTGGCCCGGGCGCCAACAGATGATCTCGCCCCTGTCGAGGAACTCATCCTGCGCGAAATGGATCATATTCCGCCGGAGTTCCAATGGCTTGAGAGAACCTCTCCTGCCGTTGTAAGCATCCAGGAGCAGTTCGCACGACATCTGCGCGAGGCTGATCCCCGTGAGGCCGGGGAGATAGATCTGGGCATCCTGTTGTATACCGAGCTTCTATACGTGCGAGTCGTGCGCAATAGAGCATATGAAGCGCTGATTGCCGCTGTGGAGACGACATCAGAAAAGGGGGAGGATGCCGCACCTCCGCTCGATATCTTCGCATCCCCGACACCCCCCACCCCGAACGTTCTGTCTAGGCAGGAGGGTTATCGCCGCAAGAGCTACCCGATGGAAATGAATATGCCACCGACGCCATCGACGCTCGAACGGATCATAGCGGCCCGGGACTCCGGCCTCATATCTAAAGACGAGGGGGATAGGCTCATACGTTTGGAAATTGAGGAGTTCGCAGGCGGCGGAAATGAGGACGAGGGACGCGGGGGCTCCGACCCTCGAAGACTAATTGGGGAACTGGTAGAGCAGGCTGGCCTTGGTCAGAGAGTGCCTTTGCAGGTCCAGATTGTTGCCGGCACCGGTTCGGGCGTGCTACTTCAGCCGTTCGATATCCCGTCGACCGGAGCCCACGCATACATCACAGTCCACGCCCCGGGCCTGGAGGCGCTTGGCGACCTCGAACAAACCCTCAACATCCCCCACTCGGGGGACTCTGAGGTGCTGCGCTTCGGCCTCCGCACTGCGCGCCTGGGGCTGCACACGGTAACGGTCCGCGCCTACGTAGGCGGCTCCTGTCTCGGTCAGCTGCCGCTGCAGATATCGGTCGAGCAAGGCGTCGGCACGCGGGCAGGCCCTCAGCGCGACGCTCCACTGGTCGGACGGATGGAACCGGGAGAGGCCACGTTGCAGGTGCTAAAGAATGACGACGGCACCTACAGCTTCCAACTCATTTCCGACGCCTTTAATCTCCCACAGAAAGGGCGTACGGGAGATCCGAGCATTTCTGTGGAGAGGATCTACGAGGAACTGAAACAGATGGCAAAGGCCGCAGGTGGAGAACTTGATCCAGTGCGAGCACTTACACGTATGCGTAATCATGGCGTGACGCTTTGGGACGTGGTCCCGGAGCAGGTTCACAGGCAGTTCTGGGATGAACTCAACGTCATCAAATCCTTCACCATCGTTGGTGAACAAGATGCCGTCCCGTGGGAGCTGCTGTATCCAAAAGACAAGGGCGGGCTTGACGGAGACGGCTTCCTGTGCGAATTGCTTCCGGTTCTGCGGCAGTCACACGGACAGGGGCGCACAGCAAAGATCGAGCTGCCCCGAGCCGCCTTCGTAGTCCCACCTCAATCCCCTCCTGAAGCCGAAGCCGAGGTTACAGCGCTGCGACGTTCATTGGGATCATGTGCCACAGACGGGGAAGTCCTAACACGCGGCGCAGAGGTTCAGACACTTGTCGAGCAGGGGTGTGCGGGTCTCCTGCACTTCGCCTGCCACAACAAGTTCAGCAGCACTGGCTCGCAGGTAAAGATGGCTGACGGAAATTTTGACCCCGTCGATCTCGCTACTGCTGCCCAGATGCAATCGTTGCAAGCCACCCGTCCACTGGTGTTCTTCAATGCATGCCGCAGCGCTGGAGCGATCGACTGGTGTGGACAGCGCACAGGCTGGGCCTCCAAGTTCATGGAGGCGGGAGCAGGTGCCTTCGTCGGAACCCTGTGGCCCGTGCGATCCGACTCGGCTCTGGAGTTCGCCCAGGCGTTCTACCACCAGCTGACAGCGACACAGCCGCCACTGCCCTTGGGCGAGGCATCCAGGCAAGCGCGGAGCACGATCAGCGACCGAGCCGGGGACCCAACGTGGCTGGCCTACGCGGTATACGGAAGCCCTGGAACAGTGGCCGTCGTGCCAGATGCCAGTGGCCCCGAGTCGTGAAGCCAGGATCGGAGAGCTGACATGGCAGAGCCAGTGTTCGTCATCCATGGCGTGGGCAATCGAGACGAGGCCGAGTTCCGGAAGGGAGTAGACGCGCTCCAAGGCAGAGTCGGCGCAGAGTCGGAATTGGTTCCGGTGTATTGGGGTGACCTTGGGGCGCAAGACCAGTGGATACAGGAGACAATCCCTCCGGCTTCAGCTCGTACGGCAAAGAAGCAAGCTGCGCAGCTTCGATCGAGCACTGAACGTTCAATCGACCCGGACGCCGACAGAGTGCTCCGCGCGCTCTTGGTCGAGATGCCGGCGGAGGTGCTCCGCGCCGCCAGGGATCCCTTGGGCGACCTGGAACTGGAATGGGTTCGGCTTGGCCTGGAGGAGCAGTGCGAGGAGGGCGACGGAGGGGAGCCCGAATTGCGTGGCCCGGCTGCCCAGCACGATATTGAGGAGATTATGAGCGCTGTCGGGCAGGAGTGGCCGGAGACAGAGTGGCTCTCACTGCTGCCAGACGCCGAGCTGATGCGTCAAACAGGCGCCGCACTCGCATCGGCTGTCACAACCGCACCAGAGTCGGTGACGGATCCGGACAGCGGGACGCTGCGTGACGGCGAGGATCCGGGGTGGCTGCGGGTGGTAATACGGCAACGGCTTCGGGATCTCGACCGTGTTGTGGGTGCGGCCGTGCAGGCCGTGGCGGGTCGGCTCAACCAGTCCCTGCGTACACGGTTCATCCCAGGTACAACACGGTTCTTCGGGGATGTTCTCGTGTACCAACGCCATCAGGCGGCCATTCACGCGAGGATCCGCTCATGCATTGAGCGGGTAGATCCACAGCTCGGCCGAAGTCAGGCGCACCCAGCTCGCGTGGTGGCACACAGCCTTGGTGGGGTCATCGCGGTCGACATGGCCACCTCGCTGGACCCGCTATGGGTCTCCTCGCTGCTGACGTTCGGGTCGCAATCCGCTTTCTTCCACGTTTGCGATCCCCGCGGCGGGCAGTTGGCTCCCTACCTGCCAGAGCAGCTCACGCAGCTACCGGCTTCCGTGGGCGAGTGGACGAACCTGTGGGAGCCCTTGGACATGTTGGCGTTCATCGCTGCCAGTGTCTTCCGCCTCCATGACGGCACATTCCCGATGGACGTTGCGGTCGGCCATGAAGCTACCGCCGGTCTTTGGACACATTCGGTCTACTGGGACCTACCCATCCTCGCTGATCGGATCAGAGCCATGGCCAAGTGACTCCTCATACGACGGCGGATCCGCCGCCGTATGAGCATGAGCTTTCCATCAGGGCTCGGCGCGTGGTGTCTGTGCGGCCGACTCATCGGGGCCCTTCTTCGACGCCGAAATACGTGGCAGCCGGTGATCTGGGGAGGCATCGGGGACCTCGACAGCCTGGTCCTCACGGTAGGCGCCGAGCCCTCGAAACGCGGGGTGGCCCGCCAGCATTGCTGGAGGGCCACCCCGCGTTCTGGATCCCTACGAGTCCGCGACTCGCCGCCCCTTCATCCACTCCACCGCGGCCGCCTCCTCGCGGGGCAGCATGGCGTTGAGCTCTGGGCCGAGCCAGCTGAACCACTCACGCTGATCATCAGTGAGCGGTCCATCTGGGCCACGCCAGTCCGAGACGAAGGCCAACAGCCGGGCGGCCAGCACGTTCGGCTCAAACCCGCCGTCAGGTTCCGGATCCCACGGACCGATCCCCGACACGACGAACGGCAGCCCACCGCCGAACGGCTCCGCGACGACCACGTGGCGATCACCCGCCCTGAGCCGAGTCCGCAGAAAGTACTTCCAATCTGTCTCAGGCTGCTTCGGGCCTCCCTCGCCCAGCTGCTGGCCAAAGAACGGGACCGGCTCGGAGGTCAGGCGCAACAGCACCATCCCGGCGGGATCAGTCTCCTCGGGCACGGCCGGAACCGGGATCTCATACACGTATTCGTGCAGCTCACCCTTGGCGCGGTGCCCCTCTCGGATCGTGCGGTTAAGCCAATCGCTCATCAGGCCCCCAACTCGTCCGCACCATGACGGTGCTCTCGCTCGTCCCATCAGGATGGCACGCGCACCAGGACCCACCGGAGCGTCGCTGGAACTGCCTACGGGCCAAGCGATGCCCTGGGCGGAGGAAGCCAACACACCGCAAACCGGAACACGCTGAGGCACCAAGCGCTCCTCGCCGCCATGGCCTCCCGCCTGCTGGCCTGCTACTCGTCCTCGTCAAGTTCGCTGCCGGGCGGGAGCTGGGACTGTTGTCCGGCAACCTCGATGAGTCGATAGCGCCGCTGGCTCCGCTTCCCGGCGGCTGAGCCAAGGACGAAGCTTTCAAGTGCGACTTCAACTTCTTGATCCAGATGCTCTTTCACCACGCTGACGAGGGAATCGTCGACGAATCCGTGAATCTCGCTGCCTGTCGGGGGCTCGAAATAGAAGATCTGCCGACGGGTGCGCAACCCGTCGAGACGCCCCTGGAGGCGGATGATCTCCCGTTCCTCCCGGATGACACCCAGACGCTCGCGGAGCGTTGCAGCTTGTCCGGAGGAAAGCACGGAGGAGATCCGTTCACCGGTGCCACGCTGGACAGCCAGGCTGATGTCAAGGTTCGGGTTGGGCAAGTCGGAGATCAGGTCCGCTACCGCTCGCCGCATGACCGGTGAGGCGCTGAACAGGGAGTCCATTGAGGCTTCGTCGTCGGGACCCTCCGGCAGAGCTCGGACCAGTTCGACCGCACCGATCTCAGCCCACGACACACCGGCCGGCGCTAGGTCGTCTTGGTCTTCCTCTGGTGTTGCCGTCGGCGCGTGAGGCTTCAGATCAACGATGATCGAGCCAGCCATGGACGCAGCGACGTCGAACCGAGCGATCTCAAGGTCCGACGGCTGCAACCTCACGACATCGGCGCGACGGACGCGGCGGGCCTTGGCCAGACGAGCCACAGCCTTCTGCACGCGCTGAAGGAAGTCGCCCACCTCGTGAGCGGCGATCAGCCCCCCGCTGTCGGGATCCGAGAGCCGGAATTTGAAACCCGGACCAGCAGCGACCTCCAGCAGGCCCAAGCCACTGAACTTGGTTGCGGCGGCCTGCAGGCTCGCCCGAGCAAGCCGGGAGAGCGGATCGTCACCCTCGGTCGTCTGAAGGGCGCGGACATACTTGTCACGAAGATCGTTACTCACCAGCTCACCTCCAGATATCCCTTCACGGCTCCGGGAATGAGTTCCCCGTCGGACCCCTTCACGCTAGACCAAGTCGCATCCCAAACAGCCTCCTGCTCAGGAACACCAGCGACCAAAAGGAAGCTGTCTATCAAGCCTCCCATGGGCTGCACCCTCTTTGCCCAGGACACAGGGCCACCTTGAGCCTCGACACCCTGAAGCGTGAACAGGGGCACGAGCCGTTCCCAGTCCTTGTCCGTCAGAGACAGCGTCGGATCGACGAGGACGGCAAGATCGAGATCCTCTGGCGGGGCAGCCTTATGGGAGCAGAACCCACCATCCACCCAAAACGTTCCTCGCTCAAGAACATCTTTGATCATGTCGACATACAGCTCGAAGCCTCGGAAGATGCGCCTGCGGTGCTCGGCATGCGGCGCCTGTTCCACAAAAAGCTCTTTGATCTCTTCTATCGTCGCTGCGTGACGGCCAGGCGGCAGAAGACCACTTTCCGTGAGCGCTGGTATCAAAGTTCCCCCTCGCACCGGCTCAACGCCGACCGTCCCCATCCCAGGCAGCCACCCTATCCAGGGACGCCATCGCCAGGAATAGGAACATCAGTATCGCGAGGGGGACACGAACTCAGAGCTGCCCCCAGAGCTCGTGCATGGAGGAGCTGGCCACCTAGCGGCATGCATCGCCTCCTCAGTCAGGCACCCAAGATCCTGAACACAAGAACTTGACAGGGAACACCACGGCCGCCCGCACCCGGTCCCGGCTCTCGACCAGGGTCTTGTCCGGCAGGCCCACGAGGGTGAAGGCGGCCACCCCCGGCTCCAGGTCGGCCTGGACCTCGACCACCACGCCGTCGACGCCGACCAGGGCCACCGAGCAGGCGCGCGCGAAGCCCATCAGGCCACCCCCCTGACGTGTTCCACCAGGGGAGCACCGCGCCGCGGCAGCAGCACCCCGACGAGGTCGATGCGCACCCCGCCCGACGGGGGTCCGCCGTGGTCGGCGAGCCAGCGGCCGGCGAGCCCGCGCAGGCGCTCGGCCTTGGCGGGCCGCACGGCGGCCATCGGATGCTCGAACGCACCCGCCCGGCGGGTCTTGACCTCGCACACGACGAGGGCGTCCCCGTCCCGGGCGACGATGTCGATCTCCCCGCCGCGGCACCGCCAGTTCCGCGCGATCACGGT encodes:
- a CDS encoding sporulation protein; amino-acid sequence: MASTSRRKRPPNADLARLIETCGASHKSLALRINQLAKNAGVETDYSHTSIANWCLRGMIPKWPVPTFLAQAIGERLGRPVALGEIGMGEAETPDTSVGLDFPRDRAEAVRVATSFWSFVNRRDFLAGSGFAVSAFTTPVTRWLVTPADDGADHNGGKQVGRADLDELREAADEARRWDSKYGGGNWKANSVTVCLQERAAPLLRGSFSDDVGRDLFSVTSELSRLAGWTAFDVGQHDVAQRHFIQALRLARAGGDVQLGCYVLTTMAMQSLLRGFPSEAVDMAQGAFERAKGQAAPRVLAFTKLIEARAHARENNARAASRALAASEDLISQADQTAGDEPAWIDFYHHARLSADAAEVFRDLKNPKASLAWNQRAAAMPSGVFTRSVGMRLAIVGTAHLQARQLDHGLELGHRSVDILARVQSSRAKDYVREFNTALAPWRREPAVREFIHRTRTELGVAA
- a CDS encoding asparagine synthetase B family protein produces the protein MCGIAGLAGGDAIRHERTVAAMGASQHYRGPDGTMHAATSDGRAVLAMNTLLIVDPQAMPGPYLDRATGVLLAFNGEIYNWRRQAAAWGIEVHDRESDAHFLLRAWAKIGPSCLDGLDGMFALAVYDPRGAKLFLARDRLGEKPLYWRLDGGRLAFASEVTTLTGYGAAPLVLRPEVTAIETPTGVDTPFQGIQLLAPATLLSFDVTTGSIDQMTWWHLEDRAPFTGTYDEALAKFSTILADQIPLRSPACDFALLLSGGLDSAVLAYLMRPPVCVTVRYPGQDRLDESSTAAVIARDIKAELVVVEPNHVDFTTALPHMMRALDYPMGNASTFSEHMAYRKISDLGLRVAIGGLGPDEFLMGYVRQALVLFGPDAVLNAGLEAYRPLAAKLMHAADEPLDPAEAVTRLILRGPDPDGRLRDLVADAMARAGGDLARGLTLADLATAWRPLVMTSDKLASAYALERRSPYLARDMVEFSYRLPVEHKIADPAQGKRILRDAAKALGLPKEVWASRDKLGFASPVPSWLNGDLEAWADTQIRMALTDAPPPFRPLLEGGLKPGGRFDRTRMQALMAAAWFSDQTVRAAA
- a CDS encoding NUDIX domain-containing protein, producing MHSETPATEEPAAPRGAVAIITNRRGEVLLHLRDDLPEIAWPAHWSVLGGGCDPGESPADTIIRELDEEAGLIPENLTELFEIPDHRGSGQIITFFAASWDGDETDLLLAEGVKLQFFAPDYLDILTIPPFIRDGIYRYLAARPS
- a CDS encoding UDP-glucose dehydrogenase family protein, translating into MKMTVIGCGYLGATHAACMAELGHEVLGMDLDIDKVHTLSSGKPPFFERDLDDLLAKHTASGRLRFTASYGEAAEFADLHFIGVGTPPQPGTDAYDLTHLFDAITRLAPGLTTPAVVAVKSTVPVGTAPRVAELLRDMAPAGDLIEVAWNPEFLRESFAVDDTLRPDRLVLGFNSDHSWAEALLRQAFAKIIESGTPTIVTDWATAELAKGAANSFLATKISFVNAMAEVCEKSGANVAELADILGHDHRIGRHGMRPGLGFGGGCLPKDLGGFITRADELDAGEAVGMLREAATVNARRRQRVIDLAREELGPDLRGKRITVWGAAFKPETDDIRDSPALAVAQALHDLGATVTVTDPKALDNARKLHPELDYVEDPIAAVDDADLLLHLTEWHQFSTIDPKRLAARTTSPKLIDARGTLSTDQWRKAGWITRVLGRP
- a CDS encoding CHAT domain-containing protein, with translation MRHFPDRAAVLLEAGGGQTMRPRKIRGSVPEVVTFTASLQDLLRQARLPPREVARRSGLPARTLSQYLRGVRVPPKRAVVRLIEVTEQHGRVTLPPKTKQLLSNLLIDARASRRRSRTLSEVGAQLAREVARAPTDDLAPVEELILREMDHIPPEFQWLERTSPAVVSIQEQFARHLREADPREAGEIDLGILLYTELLYVRVVRNRAYEALIAAVETTSEKGEDAAPPLDIFASPTPPTPNVLSRQEGYRRKSYPMEMNMPPTPSTLERIIAARDSGLISKDEGDRLIRLEIEEFAGGGNEDEGRGGSDPRRLIGELVEQAGLGQRVPLQVQIVAGTGSGVLLQPFDIPSTGAHAYITVHAPGLEALGDLEQTLNIPHSGDSEVLRFGLRTARLGLHTVTVRAYVGGSCLGQLPLQISVEQGVGTRAGPQRDAPLVGRMEPGEATLQVLKNDDGTYSFQLISDAFNLPQKGRTGDPSISVERIYEELKQMAKAAGGELDPVRALTRMRNHGVTLWDVVPEQVHRQFWDELNVIKSFTIVGEQDAVPWELLYPKDKGGLDGDGFLCELLPVLRQSHGQGRTAKIELPRAAFVVPPQSPPEAEAEVTALRRSLGSCATDGEVLTRGAEVQTLVEQGCAGLLHFACHNKFSSTGSQVKMADGNFDPVDLATAAQMQSLQATRPLVFFNACRSAGAIDWCGQRTGWASKFMEAGAGAFVGTLWPVRSDSALEFAQAFYHQLTATQPPLPLGEASRQARSTISDRAGDPTWLAYAVYGSPGTVAVVPDASGPES
- a CDS encoding DUF6932 family protein, encoding MGTVGVEPVRGGTLIPALTESGLLPPGRHAATIEEIKELFVEQAPHAEHRRRIFRGFELYVDMIKDVLERGTFWVDGGFCSHKAAPPEDLDLAVLVDPTLSLTDKDWERLVPLFTLQGVEAQGGPVSWAKRVQPMGGLIDSFLLVAGVPEQEAVWDATWSSVKGSDGELIPGAVKGYLEVSW